In Marivirga salinae, a single window of DNA contains:
- a CDS encoding alpha-ketoacid dehydrogenase subunit alpha/beta: protein MTTTKSNKNKKSSFSKEEVLNDFRLGWESRHASLMGRKEVFMGKAKFGIFGDGKELAQLAMAKSFQNGDFRSGYYRDQTFMFAIGELGIQEYFAQLYAHTDVNADPASAGRLMNGHFATRMLDEAGKYTKLTESKNSSSDVSPTAAQMPRLVGLAFASKLFRNNKELNKKEFEQYSINGNEVAFGTIGNASTSEGMFYESINAAGVLQIPMLVSVWDDHYGISVPQEFHTTKSSISEALAGFQRTKDKKGYEILTVKGWDYEALVETYQKAAKISREEHVPSLVHVYDMTQPQGHSTSGSHERYKSKERLEWEAEYDCLNQFRKYILDNKIASVKELDEIENEAKKTAKDAKDAAWKAFIGEIKEQQKEALGLLKALAEESDQNEISEIAQELKSAMNPLRLDNIKAVKKALRLVINHQGEAKQKLINWLKAVNEEGHDRYSSHLYSESDESALKVEVINPEYSNDPKKVDGREVLQACFDAALARDQRVFAFGEDVGKIGDVNQAFAGLQEKYGDLRVMDTGIRECTILGQGIGTALRGLRPIAEIQYLDYLLYAIQIMSDDLASLQYRTKGGQKAPLIIRTRGHRLEGVWHSGSPMGMILNAIRGIYVLVPRNMTQAAGFYNTMLQSDDTALIIECLNGYRLKESLPENVGEFTVPLGQPEVIREGSDVTIVTYGSMCRVVMDAANQLADQGISCEVIDVQTLLPFDIDHSIVESVKKTNRVVFADEDVPGGATGFMMQKVLEEQKAYKYLDAQPITITSNEHRPAYASDGDYFSKPQIEDVFERIYAMMHEFDPEQFPALY from the coding sequence ATGACAACCACCAAAAGCAATAAGAATAAAAAATCCTCTTTTTCTAAGGAGGAGGTCTTAAACGATTTTCGTTTAGGATGGGAGAGTAGGCATGCCAGTTTGATGGGGCGTAAAGAAGTTTTCATGGGTAAAGCTAAATTCGGGATTTTCGGTGACGGAAAAGAATTAGCACAATTAGCTATGGCTAAATCTTTCCAAAATGGAGATTTTAGGTCTGGTTATTACCGTGACCAAACTTTCATGTTTGCCATTGGTGAGTTAGGCATACAAGAATATTTTGCTCAGCTTTATGCTCATACAGACGTTAATGCCGATCCTGCTTCTGCTGGTCGATTAATGAATGGACACTTCGCCACTAGAATGTTGGATGAAGCAGGGAAATACACAAAATTGACAGAAAGCAAAAATAGCTCTTCTGATGTTTCACCAACGGCAGCACAAATGCCCAGATTGGTAGGATTAGCTTTTGCTTCAAAATTATTCAGAAATAATAAAGAATTAAATAAAAAGGAATTCGAACAGTATTCCATTAATGGAAATGAAGTGGCTTTCGGAACCATAGGAAATGCTTCCACTTCGGAAGGGATGTTCTATGAATCGATAAATGCTGCTGGGGTTTTACAAATTCCTATGTTGGTCTCTGTTTGGGATGATCATTATGGAATAAGTGTCCCGCAGGAATTCCATACCACTAAAAGTAGTATCTCTGAGGCTTTGGCCGGTTTCCAAAGAACAAAAGATAAAAAGGGATATGAAATCTTAACAGTTAAAGGTTGGGATTATGAAGCTTTGGTAGAGACCTATCAAAAGGCTGCAAAAATTTCCCGCGAAGAACATGTTCCATCTTTGGTGCATGTTTATGATATGACACAGCCGCAAGGTCACTCTACCTCAGGTTCTCATGAACGTTATAAGTCAAAAGAAAGATTGGAATGGGAAGCAGAATATGATTGCTTAAACCAATTCAGGAAATATATTCTTGACAATAAAATTGCTTCTGTAAAGGAATTAGATGAGATAGAGAATGAAGCTAAAAAGACAGCAAAGGATGCTAAAGATGCAGCTTGGAAAGCCTTTATAGGTGAAATTAAAGAGCAGCAGAAAGAAGCTTTAGGATTGTTGAAAGCTTTGGCAGAGGAATCTGACCAAAATGAGATTTCCGAAATTGCACAGGAGTTGAAATCAGCAATGAATCCATTAAGATTGGATAATATCAAAGCCGTTAAAAAGGCGTTACGATTGGTTATCAATCACCAAGGTGAAGCTAAGCAAAAGCTTATTAATTGGTTGAAAGCTGTAAATGAAGAAGGGCATGATCGCTATAGTTCTCATTTATATAGCGAATCAGATGAATCTGCTTTAAAGGTTGAGGTAATAAATCCAGAGTATTCTAATGATCCTAAAAAAGTAGATGGTAGAGAAGTATTGCAAGCTTGTTTTGATGCAGCACTAGCTCGTGATCAAAGGGTATTTGCTTTTGGTGAGGATGTTGGTAAAATTGGTGATGTAAACCAAGCCTTCGCAGGGTTGCAGGAAAAGTATGGTGATTTGCGGGTGATGGATACTGGTATTCGCGAATGTACCATCTTAGGTCAAGGAATAGGAACAGCCTTGAGAGGTTTAAGACCAATAGCCGAAATTCAATATTTAGATTATTTATTGTATGCCATTCAAATTATGTCAGATGATTTGGCATCTCTTCAATACAGAACTAAAGGTGGGCAGAAAGCGCCATTAATTATACGGACGAGAGGTCACCGTTTAGAAGGTGTTTGGCATTCAGGATCTCCTATGGGCATGATTTTAAATGCTATCAGAGGGATTTATGTATTGGTTCCAAGAAATATGACTCAGGCAGCAGGATTTTACAACACTATGTTGCAGTCCGATGATACGGCACTAATTATTGAATGCTTGAATGGCTATAGATTAAAAGAATCTTTACCAGAAAATGTTGGTGAGTTCACTGTTCCTTTAGGTCAGCCAGAAGTAATCAGAGAAGGAAGTGATGTAACTATTGTAACATATGGTTCTATGTGCAGAGTGGTAATGGATGCAGCTAATCAGTTAGCAGATCAGGGGATTTCTTGTGAAGTGATAGATGTACAGACTTTATTGCCATTTGATATTGATCACAGCATAGTAGAATCGGTTAAGAAAACAAATCGAGTAGTTTTTGCAGACGAAGATGTTCCAGGTGGCGCTACAGGTTTTATGATGCAAAAAGTATTGGAAGAGCAGAAAGCTTATAAATACTTGGATGCTCAACCAATTACGATTACTTCAAACGAGCACAGACCTGCTTACGCATCAGATGGAGATTATTTCAGTAAGCCACAAATAGAGGATGTTTTTGAAAGAATTTATGCCATGATGCATGAATTTGATCCGGAGCAGTTTCCTGCTTTGTATTGA
- a CDS encoding T9SS type A sorting domain-containing protein, which yields MRKLYLLLILISYSFLSYSQSECSTAVTATVGTNTQAAAPDDNYYWYEFTMPESGGKLTIDLPNSNVVGLYSGCDGYTEYLTSSYGKVIYYDAEPSQIIKIRINAGNAEPFDWTLDVSEFQTGDICDLAVEANEGTNTMPAEEGKYYWYTFTMPDLDDTRIYFDWPFMVDATIFKGTCDNLTDESNVTGGSGFYTTGYQANEELFIRLNLSGETNFEWTIEVEVPEVGQDCSIANTAALGTNSLPATEMQDYWYKYTTPADVAGKKLQANSRTGVEMSVYISNCYNSSVLQTRDSAVFALEPEPETDYYFRFNNLTGGDFDWSLLLTDPVAGDICADPIVVEEGQYQADFTPQWYSFTANEAGTYEISSTVESSDKDTILKIYDSCGGAIRAENDDASNSTYQSEISLELQAEETVLILWESGQFETEDGFTWNVYNAARQQITFSSLPEKTFGDETFELEASSSAGLEISYTSSNLEVATIDGNLVTIIGAGESIITASQSGNAEFEAAIPVEQTLTVYKADQEVTISEISDKFSNDDPFEVEASTTSGLDLTYEVSGPATIEGTTLTLNGTLGTVEVIVSQAGNSNYNSASATISFEVLEDPCLDFNASASVTNVSCSGSKDGTITIETTEGTAPFSYSLAGAEAVETNIFTELAAGEYTVEVTDINGCTASTTITIDSPDALEIEAEVVNSNSITGNGSISLTVTGGTGDYSYSWNTDASTSSINELEIGEYTVIVTDENGCSLEESYTVGGVTSNDKSLSNATLIYPNPAKDILQMEHNQSSKELSIYDARGKLLKQVSTEGTQTEINVSELPSGLYFIRADRDSQLHRFVKQ from the coding sequence ATGAGAAAACTCTATCTATTATTAATTTTAATTTCTTATAGCTTTTTAAGCTATAGTCAAAGTGAATGTTCAACTGCAGTTACCGCTACAGTAGGAACGAATACCCAAGCAGCTGCACCAGATGATAATTACTACTGGTATGAATTTACTATGCCTGAAAGTGGTGGTAAATTGACAATCGATTTACCTAATTCCAATGTTGTAGGATTATATTCTGGTTGTGATGGATATACTGAATACTTAACCTCATCCTATGGAAAGGTTATTTATTATGATGCAGAACCTAGCCAAATTATAAAAATTAGAATAAATGCAGGTAATGCAGAACCTTTTGATTGGACTTTAGATGTTTCTGAATTTCAAACAGGAGATATATGTGATTTAGCAGTTGAAGCTAATGAAGGGACGAATACTATGCCTGCAGAAGAAGGTAAGTATTACTGGTATACCTTTACTATGCCTGATTTAGATGATACACGTATTTATTTTGACTGGCCTTTTATGGTTGATGCAACTATATTTAAAGGAACTTGTGACAATTTAACAGATGAAAGTAATGTTACAGGTGGTTCAGGATTTTATACTACAGGCTATCAAGCAAATGAAGAACTTTTTATTAGACTAAACCTTAGTGGGGAAACTAATTTCGAATGGACTATAGAAGTAGAAGTTCCTGAAGTAGGTCAAGATTGTAGTATTGCTAATACAGCTGCATTAGGTACAAATTCACTTCCTGCTACTGAGATGCAAGACTATTGGTATAAGTATACAACTCCTGCTGATGTTGCAGGAAAGAAGTTACAAGCCAACTCGAGGACTGGTGTGGAAATGTCCGTTTATATAAGTAATTGCTATAATAGTAGCGTGTTACAGACAAGAGATAGTGCTGTTTTTGCATTAGAGCCAGAGCCTGAAACAGATTATTATTTTAGATTTAATAATTTAACCGGTGGAGACTTTGATTGGTCCTTGTTATTAACTGACCCTGTAGCGGGTGATATTTGTGCTGATCCTATAGTAGTAGAAGAAGGACAGTATCAAGCTGACTTTACTCCTCAGTGGTATAGTTTTACTGCTAATGAAGCAGGCACCTATGAAATATCATCTACTGTTGAGTCAAGTGACAAAGACACTATCCTTAAAATTTACGATAGTTGTGGAGGAGCAATTCGAGCAGAAAATGATGATGCCTCAAATTCTACTTATCAATCTGAAATTAGTTTAGAATTACAAGCTGAGGAAACAGTTTTAATTCTTTGGGAATCTGGACAATTTGAAACTGAAGATGGGTTTACTTGGAATGTTTACAATGCTGCAAGGCAACAAATCACATTCAGTAGTTTACCTGAAAAAACTTTTGGTGATGAAACTTTTGAATTAGAAGCGTCTTCATCTGCAGGTTTAGAAATAAGTTATACTTCAAGTAATTTGGAAGTGGCTACAATTGATGGAAATCTTGTTACCATTATTGGTGCAGGTGAATCTATTATTACGGCATCTCAGTCGGGTAATGCTGAATTCGAAGCGGCTATACCTGTTGAACAAACTTTAACTGTATATAAAGCTGATCAAGAAGTCACTATTTCAGAAATCTCGGATAAGTTTAGTAATGATGATCCTTTTGAAGTAGAAGCATCTACTACTAGTGGTTTAGACTTAACTTATGAAGTAAGTGGACCAGCAACTATTGAAGGTACTACTCTAACTTTAAATGGAACTCTTGGGACAGTAGAAGTGATAGTGAGCCAAGCAGGAAATAGTAATTACAACTCGGCATCTGCTACTATTAGTTTTGAAGTACTAGAAGATCCTTGTTTGGATTTCAATGCTTCTGCTTCTGTGACAAATGTTAGTTGTTCAGGATCTAAGGACGGAACAATTACTATTGAAACTACAGAAGGAACGGCACCTTTTAGCTACAGTTTAGCTGGAGCAGAAGCTGTTGAAACCAATATATTTACAGAATTGGCAGCAGGTGAGTACACTGTGGAAGTTACAGATATAAATGGATGTACAGCCAGTACCACCATTACTATTGACAGTCCAGATGCGCTAGAAATAGAGGCAGAAGTTGTGAATAGTAATAGCATTACTGGAAACGGAAGCATCAGTCTTACCGTGACTGGAGGAACTGGCGATTATAGCTATAGCTGGAATACAGATGCTTCCACATCATCTATTAATGAATTGGAAATAGGTGAGTATACAGTAATAGTTACGGATGAAAACGGATGTAGCCTAGAAGAAAGTTATACTGTTGGAGGTGTGACTTCAAACGATAAATCATTATCGAATGCTACGCTTATTTATCCTAATCCAGCAAAAGATATCTTGCAAATGGAGCATAATCAAAGTTCAAAAGAATTGAGTATTTATGATGCAAGAGGTAAATTATTGAAGCAAGTTTCTACAGAAGGAACTCAAACAGAAATAAATGTAAGTGAATTGCCTTCAGGTCTATATTTTATCCGAGCGGATAGAGATTCACAATTACATAGATTTGTAAAACAATAA
- a CDS encoding four helix bundle protein, protein MATIKRFEDLEVWKDAREFTKVIYHITTNEGLNKDYAFKDQIRRASISIMNNIAEGFGRYSNKDFRRFLDIATASNLEVKSMLYLGSDLEYIPESKLDNLIQQNEKLHYQLLALIKYLRSKSN, encoded by the coding sequence ATGGCGACAATAAAAAGATTCGAAGATTTAGAAGTTTGGAAAGATGCCAGAGAGTTTACAAAAGTGATTTATCATATAACTACAAATGAAGGATTAAATAAGGATTATGCATTCAAAGACCAAATCAGAAGAGCTTCAATATCTATTATGAATAATATAGCTGAGGGTTTTGGAAGATATAGTAATAAAGATTTTCGAAGATTTTTAGATATAGCAACTGCATCAAATTTAGAGGTAAAAAGTATGCTTTATTTAGGATCTGATTTGGAATATATCCCAGAATCTAAACTTGATAATCTTATTCAACAAAACGAGAAACTTCATTATCAACTTTTAGCACTAATTAAATATTTAAGATCTAAATCGAATTAA
- the metH gene encoding methionine synthase, whose product MSRFSKSILQDKILVLDGAMGTMIQNYKLSETDYRGERFADYPSDLKGNNDLLSLTQPQIIKDIHRAYLDAGADIIETNTFSGTTIAMADYDMQDLVWELNEQSARIAREVTEEYSDKPRFVAGSIGPTNRTASLSPDVNRPGFRATSFDELKIAYKEQAEALAAGGVDIFLVETVFDTLNCKAALMAIQELKEEKGINIPVMVSGTITDASGRTLSGQTVEAFWNSIRHFPLLSVGFNCALGADQLKTYLQQLARISDVAISCHPNAGLPNEFGEYDESPSEMSGIIKSYFDEGLVNIIGGCCGTQPEHIKAIADYAAKSKPHQISSQKKIMRLSGLEPLSVTPEINFVNIGERTNVSGSKKFARLIREEKFEEAVDIAIDQVEGGAQIIDINMDDGMLDAVNVLPNFVNLISSEPDIARLPFMIDSSKWEVIEAGLKCLQGKGIVNSISLKEGEEAFLASAKKIKSYGAAVVVMAFDEKGQADTFERKIEVCKKCYDLLVNEAKFPAEDIIFDPNILTIGTGMEEHDNYAVDYINSIKWIKENLPYAKTSGGVSNISFSFRGNNVVREAMHSAFLYHAIKAGLDMGIVNPGMLEVYDEIDKELLDYVEDLLFNRRPDATERLMSYAENLKPGEKAEKATQEWRNQPVNKRLEHALIKGITEHIEEDTEESRLQAERPLDVIEGPLMDGMNIVGDLFGAGKMFLPQVVKSARVMKKAVAILLPYIEAEKKAQAPKAPYPPKGEQAQHWQTADPILYGLMKDFAKEMRHDHPTQAEEILWDALKGKQLEGYKFRRQHIVGGYIADFICLKENLIIEVDGLIHQLPENKANDEERTKWLEEQGFKVIRFTNAEVISQLDVVLEKILKALTKAPPLGAGGAGNGKILMATVKGDVHDIGKNIVSVVLACNNYEIIDLGVMVPLQKILEEAEKHQVDIIGLSGLITPSLDEMIYVVEEMEKRGLKTPVMIGGATTSRIHTAVKIKPNYTGPVIHVNDASRSVTVAGKLLGKDKEEFYKEIEREYAEAKAGHSRRGESKNYVSIDEARANKYQVDWDSYQPHAPKKIGSEVLKDYDLKEIAEYIDWTPFFQTWEMKGRYPKILDDAEKGVEARKLFADAQQMLQEIIDNKLLCANAIFGLFPAHTKNHDSIEVFSDANKTQKLTEFHTLRQQNKKGEKNPNYAFSDFLAPSEANYTDYMGCFAVTTGIGLDKLTSKYEADHDDYNSIMAKALADRLAEAFAELLHKKVRIEYWGYAENETIDNEGLIKEQYKGIRPAPGYPGCPDHTEKITLFELLDVEKKTGITLTENLAMLPTASVSGFYFGHPESRYFGLGKIGKDQVEDIAKRKKQDFKEIERWLKPNLNY is encoded by the coding sequence ATGAGCCGATTTTCTAAATCAATTCTTCAAGATAAAATTTTAGTACTCGATGGTGCAATGGGCACTATGATTCAAAACTATAAACTCTCGGAAACTGACTACCGTGGAGAACGTTTTGCCGATTATCCTTCCGATTTAAAAGGTAATAATGACTTATTATCCTTAACCCAACCTCAAATTATAAAAGATATCCATAGGGCATATCTCGATGCTGGAGCGGATATCATTGAAACCAATACCTTCAGTGGCACTACCATTGCCATGGCGGATTATGATATGCAAGATTTGGTTTGGGAACTCAATGAACAATCTGCCAGAATTGCGCGTGAGGTAACAGAGGAATATTCGGATAAGCCTAGATTTGTTGCAGGTTCTATAGGCCCTACCAATAGAACTGCTTCCCTGTCTCCTGATGTAAACAGACCAGGATTTAGAGCTACTTCCTTTGATGAATTAAAAATAGCTTATAAAGAACAAGCAGAGGCTTTAGCTGCTGGTGGAGTAGATATATTTCTAGTTGAAACTGTTTTTGATACACTGAACTGCAAAGCCGCTTTAATGGCTATACAGGAATTGAAAGAAGAAAAAGGAATCAATATTCCGGTGATGGTTTCTGGTACTATTACAGATGCCAGCGGCAGAACACTATCCGGTCAAACCGTTGAAGCATTTTGGAATAGTATCCGTCATTTTCCTTTGCTAAGTGTGGGATTCAATTGTGCTTTAGGGGCTGACCAGCTCAAAACCTATTTACAGCAATTAGCTAGGATTTCAGATGTAGCCATTTCCTGCCACCCGAATGCGGGATTGCCCAATGAATTTGGGGAATATGATGAAAGCCCTTCAGAAATGAGCGGCATTATCAAAAGCTATTTTGATGAAGGATTGGTCAATATCATTGGAGGTTGTTGCGGTACTCAACCCGAACACATCAAAGCCATTGCAGATTACGCTGCAAAATCTAAACCACATCAAATATCCTCTCAAAAGAAAATTATGCGATTGAGCGGTTTAGAACCTTTATCGGTTACTCCTGAAATCAATTTTGTAAATATTGGGGAAAGAACCAATGTATCCGGCTCAAAGAAATTTGCTCGCTTAATAAGAGAAGAGAAATTTGAAGAGGCAGTTGATATTGCCATTGACCAAGTTGAAGGCGGTGCTCAAATTATCGATATCAATATGGATGATGGTATGTTGGATGCTGTAAACGTACTGCCTAATTTCGTCAATCTAATTTCCTCAGAGCCTGATATTGCGCGACTTCCTTTTATGATTGATTCGTCCAAATGGGAGGTAATTGAAGCTGGATTAAAATGCTTGCAAGGCAAAGGTATTGTCAATTCTATCAGCTTAAAAGAAGGAGAAGAAGCGTTCCTTGCATCCGCTAAGAAAATAAAAAGCTATGGAGCAGCCGTAGTGGTGATGGCTTTTGACGAAAAAGGTCAGGCTGATACTTTTGAAAGAAAAATAGAAGTCTGTAAAAAATGTTATGATTTATTGGTCAATGAGGCAAAATTCCCAGCAGAGGATATCATATTCGATCCTAATATCTTGACCATTGGAACAGGGATGGAGGAGCATGATAATTATGCGGTGGACTATATCAATTCCATAAAATGGATAAAAGAAAATCTACCCTATGCTAAAACAAGTGGCGGAGTTAGTAACATCTCTTTTTCCTTCAGAGGAAATAATGTAGTCCGAGAAGCTATGCATTCTGCTTTCCTTTATCATGCCATCAAAGCCGGACTAGACATGGGAATAGTCAATCCTGGGATGTTAGAAGTCTATGATGAGATTGATAAAGAATTACTCGATTATGTAGAAGACTTGCTCTTCAACCGCAGACCGGATGCCACCGAACGATTAATGTCTTATGCTGAAAACTTAAAACCTGGAGAAAAAGCTGAAAAAGCCACGCAAGAATGGAGAAATCAACCGGTCAATAAGCGATTAGAACATGCTTTAATTAAAGGAATTACAGAACATATAGAAGAAGACACTGAAGAATCCAGGCTTCAAGCTGAACGTCCGCTGGATGTCATTGAAGGTCCATTGATGGATGGAATGAATATAGTAGGAGATTTATTCGGTGCTGGTAAAATGTTTTTGCCACAGGTGGTAAAAAGTGCTAGGGTGATGAAAAAGGCGGTGGCTATCCTCCTCCCCTATATTGAAGCAGAGAAAAAAGCCCAAGCCCCGAAAGCCCCCTACCCCCCAAAGGGGGAACAAGCCCAGCACTGGCAGACTGCAGACCCGATTCTATATGGTTTGATGAAGGATTTTGCTAAAGAAATGAGGCATGATCATCCTACTCAAGCTGAAGAAATCCTGTGGGATGCATTAAAAGGAAAACAACTTGAAGGATATAAATTTAGAAGACAACATATCGTTGGTGGCTATATCGCTGATTTCATTTGCTTAAAAGAAAATCTAATAATTGAAGTAGATGGACTTATCCATCAATTACCTGAAAACAAAGCCAATGATGAAGAAAGAACAAAATGGTTAGAAGAACAAGGATTCAAAGTAATTCGCTTCACCAACGCTGAAGTAATATCTCAGTTAGATGTTGTCCTAGAGAAAATTTTAAAAGCACTGACCAAAGCTCCCCCTTTGGGGGCGGGGGGGGCTGGCAATGGAAAAATTCTAATGGCTACTGTAAAAGGCGATGTTCACGACATCGGAAAAAATATAGTGAGCGTGGTTTTAGCCTGCAACAATTATGAAATAATCGACTTAGGCGTGATGGTTCCTTTGCAGAAAATACTGGAAGAAGCCGAAAAGCACCAAGTAGATATCATTGGTCTGAGTGGATTGATTACGCCTTCTCTGGATGAAATGATTTATGTAGTAGAGGAAATGGAAAAAAGAGGCTTAAAAACTCCTGTTATGATTGGTGGAGCTACTACTTCTCGAATTCATACAGCAGTAAAAATTAAGCCAAATTATACTGGGCCTGTCATTCATGTGAATGATGCTTCTCGATCTGTAACAGTTGCTGGTAAACTATTGGGGAAGGATAAAGAAGAGTTTTATAAAGAAATAGAAAGGGAATATGCAGAGGCAAAAGCTGGACACAGCAGAAGAGGTGAAAGCAAGAATTATGTAAGCATAGATGAAGCCCGTGCCAATAAATATCAAGTTGATTGGGATAGCTATCAACCGCATGCTCCAAAGAAAATTGGTAGTGAAGTTTTAAAGGATTATGACCTTAAGGAAATAGCTGAATACATTGACTGGACTCCATTTTTCCAAACATGGGAAATGAAAGGACGCTATCCTAAAATTTTAGATGATGCTGAAAAAGGTGTTGAGGCTAGAAAACTCTTTGCTGATGCACAGCAAATGTTGCAAGAAATCATTGATAATAAATTACTGTGCGCAAATGCCATTTTCGGACTTTTTCCTGCGCATACTAAAAACCATGACAGCATAGAAGTGTTTTCTGATGCAAATAAAACCCAAAAGTTGACTGAGTTCCATACGCTTCGTCAGCAAAATAAAAAGGGCGAGAAAAATCCTAATTATGCTTTTTCTGACTTCTTGGCTCCTTCAGAAGCAAATTATACTGATTATATGGGTTGCTTTGCAGTTACCACAGGAATTGGACTTGATAAGTTAACATCAAAATATGAAGCCGATCATGATGACTATAATAGCATCATGGCAAAAGCATTGGCAGACCGTTTAGCGGAAGCTTTTGCTGAGTTATTACACAAAAAAGTAAGGATTGAATATTGGGGCTATGCAGAAAATGAAACAATAGACAATGAAGGATTAATTAAGGAACAATATAAAGGCATCAGACCAGCTCCTGGTTATCCAGGATGCCCTGACCATACAGAAAAAATCACCTTATTTGAACTACTGGATGTAGAAAAGAAAACGGGAATAACACTGACCGAAAACTTAGCCATGTTACCAACCGCCTCAGTAAGCGGTTTCTATTTCGGACATCCTGAAAGTCGCTATTTCGGACTTGGCAAAATCGGGAAAGATCAGGTGGAAGATATTGCCAAACGCAAAAAGCAGGATTTCAAAGAAATAGAGAGATGGTTGAAGCCTAATTTGAATTACTAA
- the metF gene encoding methylenetetrahydrofolate reductase [NAD(P)H], producing the protein MKVTEHINNAKKTVFSFEILPPLKGQNIKALFENIEPLMEFKPPFIDVTYHREEYIYRDKGNGLLEKRTTRKRPGTVGICAAIKNRFDIDTVPHIICGGFSKEETENALIDLDFLGIDSVLVLRGDPIKSENKFVPDPNGHAYAIELMEQVVDMNQGKYIDEELQSATPTDFCIGVAGYPEKHFEAPSMKSDLKILKQKVEKGAEYVVTQMFFDNQKYFDFVKLCRAEGINVPIIPGLKPITSLKQMSALPRTFYLDLPDDLVDELEKCKDNAAAKEVGIEWCIQQSKELIEFGAPCLHYYSMGKSDPIYRIAEGVF; encoded by the coding sequence ATGAAAGTAACTGAACACATAAATAACGCAAAAAAAACAGTTTTCTCATTTGAGATTTTACCTCCATTGAAAGGACAAAATATAAAAGCTTTATTCGAAAATATTGAGCCACTAATGGAATTCAAGCCTCCTTTTATCGATGTTACTTATCACAGGGAGGAATATATTTATAGAGATAAAGGCAATGGCTTATTGGAAAAGCGCACAACTCGAAAGCGACCAGGTACCGTTGGAATTTGCGCAGCCATAAAAAATAGATTTGACATTGACACAGTCCCTCACATTATTTGTGGCGGATTTAGTAAAGAAGAAACAGAAAATGCTTTAATAGATCTTGACTTCTTAGGAATTGATTCTGTTTTAGTTTTGCGAGGTGATCCTATAAAATCGGAAAATAAATTTGTTCCCGATCCTAATGGCCATGCTTATGCCATTGAATTGATGGAGCAGGTAGTGGACATGAACCAGGGAAAATACATAGACGAAGAGCTACAGTCTGCTACACCCACTGATTTTTGCATAGGTGTTGCTGGATATCCTGAAAAGCATTTCGAAGCTCCGAGTATGAAATCCGATCTGAAAATTTTGAAGCAGAAGGTAGAAAAGGGTGCAGAATATGTGGTGACCCAGATGTTTTTCGATAACCAAAAATATTTCGATTTTGTAAAGCTTTGTAGAGCGGAAGGAATTAATGTACCTATCATACCCGGATTAAAACCAATTACCTCGTTAAAACAAATGTCTGCCTTGCCAAGAACCTTTTACTTGGACTTGCCAGATGATTTGGTGGATGAACTTGAAAAATGCAAAGATAATGCAGCTGCAAAAGAAGTTGGGATTGAATGGTGCATTCAACAGTCAAAAGAACTGATTGAATTTGGTGCACCATGTCTACATTATTATTCTATGGGGAAATCTGATCCAATTTATAGAATTGCAGAAGGGGTATTTTAA